A window of the Desulfovibrio sp. Fe33 genome harbors these coding sequences:
- a CDS encoding dihydroorotase: protein MAKMDLIVRRAKLDGQDVDVFVSGGKITEVKPSAETLDAGDAVVEEAFGLTLLPSMTDVHVHLREPGFEYKEDVESGLRAAAWGGFSNIMCMANTKPVNDNGAVTEFMLDKARKHWPDGPRLFPIGALTKGLQGKELAPMAELAGAGCAAFSNDGVPVESTKIFRLAVEYASDWDRVVIDHCEDPYLGVGAGVNEGEVSSRLGLPGQPDVAEAMQVARDILLAEYLDLPIHLAHISCRRSADLIRFAKSRGVKISAETTPHYLTMTEDILEAEATEFDALAKVNPPLRTEDDRQAMIEALNDGTIDCLATDHAPHAGYEKETEFDVAPCGITGLDTALSVTWGLVRDGVLTREAFVRAWTTAPCSIFKLPVNTFNPGDPADFFLFDEDEEWTVAPGTLHSKGKNTPLLGSVLKGRVKTHFIAGKKVV, encoded by the coding sequence GCGGCAAAATAACGGAAGTGAAGCCCTCGGCCGAGACCCTCGACGCGGGTGACGCCGTGGTGGAGGAGGCCTTCGGGCTGACCCTTTTGCCATCAATGACCGACGTGCATGTGCATCTGCGCGAGCCGGGCTTCGAATACAAGGAAGACGTGGAATCCGGCCTGCGGGCAGCCGCCTGGGGCGGGTTTTCCAACATCATGTGCATGGCCAACACCAAGCCGGTGAACGACAACGGCGCGGTCACCGAGTTCATGCTCGACAAGGCGCGCAAGCACTGGCCCGACGGCCCGCGGCTGTTCCCCATCGGCGCGCTGACCAAGGGGCTTCAGGGCAAGGAGCTCGCGCCCATGGCCGAACTGGCCGGGGCCGGATGCGCCGCCTTCTCCAACGACGGCGTGCCTGTGGAGTCCACCAAGATATTCCGCCTGGCCGTGGAATACGCCTCCGATTGGGACCGCGTGGTCATCGACCACTGCGAGGACCCGTATCTGGGTGTGGGCGCGGGCGTCAACGAGGGCGAGGTGTCCAGCCGCCTGGGTCTGCCCGGACAGCCCGACGTGGCCGAGGCCATGCAGGTGGCGCGGGACATCCTGCTCGCGGAATACCTGGATTTGCCTATTCATCTGGCGCACATTTCCTGCCGCCGGTCGGCCGACCTCATCCGCTTCGCCAAGTCGCGCGGGGTGAAGATTTCGGCCGAGACCACGCCCCATTACCTGACCATGACCGAGGATATTCTCGAAGCCGAGGCCACGGAATTCGACGCGCTGGCCAAGGTCAACCCGCCCCTGCGCACCGAGGATGACCGGCAGGCCATGATCGAGGCCCTGAACGACGGGACCATCGATTGCCTGGCCACGGACCACGCGCCCCATGCGGGCTACGAGAAGGAGACCGAGTTCGACGTGGCCCCTTGCGGCATCACTGGTCTGGACACGGCTCTTTCCGTGACCTGGGGATTGGTCCGTGACGGCGTGCTCACGCGCGAGGCCTTTGTCCGCGCCTGGACCACGGCTCCGTGCTCCATCTTCAAGCTGCCCGTGAACACGTTCAATCCCGGCGACCCGGCGGACTTCTTCCTGTTCGACGAGGACGAGGAATGGACCGTCGCTCCCGGCACCCTGCATTCCAAGGGAAAGAACACGCCCCTGCTCGGCTCCGTTCTGAAGGGGCGGGTAAAAACCCATTTCATTGCGGGCAAAAAGGTTGTATAG